One part of the Sorangiineae bacterium MSr11954 genome encodes these proteins:
- a CDS encoding HD domain-containing protein codes for MSMLDRIPKEVEGLARRLEERGKRAWIVGGCVRDLLLGREVSDWDLCTDALPAELMKIFPRAIPTGIAHGTVTVMVSGKGYEITTLRGETTYSDGRRPDAVHFTDDIVADLARRDFTINAIALDPKSGVLIDPFDGQRDLAARTLRAVGDPRERFSEDGLRVLRAARFVATLEVELEPQTRAAIAPTLDTYRKVSMERVRDEWLKAMKAKRPSRAFDVMRETGILGITCPELLEGYGMEQNRWHAYDVWRHGMECMDACTGDPVLRVAALLHDVGKPRSRAFSEKTQDYTFYDHERIGAEIADPIAARLKFSNDERARIVDLVKHHLFHYTDEWSDAAVRRWIRRVGPNRVEDLYLLNEADVRGKGRDFTADLQALEALKAHVKKVREAGDALSVRELKINGHDLMRDAGVPAGPAIGRVLNQLLEEVLADPSLNERERLLSRARELASS; via the coding sequence ATGTCGATGTTGGATCGCATCCCCAAGGAAGTCGAAGGGCTTGCGCGGCGCCTCGAGGAGCGCGGTAAGCGCGCGTGGATCGTCGGCGGCTGTGTGCGCGATCTCCTGCTCGGTCGCGAAGTGTCCGATTGGGATTTGTGCACCGATGCGCTCCCAGCAGAGCTGATGAAGATTTTTCCGCGAGCCATCCCCACCGGCATCGCCCACGGGACAGTCACCGTGATGGTCTCGGGCAAGGGCTACGAGATAACCACCTTGCGCGGCGAGACCACGTACTCCGATGGTCGCCGTCCCGATGCCGTCCACTTTACGGACGATATCGTCGCCGATCTGGCGCGCCGCGATTTTACCATCAACGCCATCGCCCTCGATCCCAAGAGCGGTGTGCTCATCGACCCTTTCGACGGCCAGCGCGATCTCGCCGCGCGCACCTTGCGCGCGGTGGGCGATCCGCGCGAGCGCTTCTCCGAGGACGGGCTGCGCGTGCTGCGCGCCGCGCGCTTCGTGGCGACCTTGGAGGTGGAGCTCGAGCCCCAGACGCGCGCGGCCATCGCCCCCACCCTCGATACGTACCGCAAGGTGAGCATGGAGCGGGTGCGCGACGAGTGGCTCAAGGCGATGAAGGCGAAGAGGCCGTCGCGCGCCTTCGACGTGATGCGCGAGACCGGCATCCTCGGGATCACCTGCCCGGAGCTCCTCGAGGGCTACGGCATGGAGCAAAATCGCTGGCACGCCTACGACGTGTGGCGCCATGGCATGGAGTGCATGGACGCGTGCACCGGCGATCCGGTGCTGCGCGTGGCCGCGCTCCTCCACGACGTGGGCAAGCCGCGCAGCCGCGCGTTCAGCGAGAAGACGCAGGACTACACGTTCTACGATCACGAGCGCATCGGCGCAGAAATTGCGGATCCCATCGCGGCGCGGCTCAAGTTCTCGAACGACGAGCGCGCGCGCATCGTGGACCTCGTGAAGCACCACTTGTTTCACTACACGGACGAGTGGAGCGATGCCGCCGTTCGCCGCTGGATCCGGCGGGTGGGGCCGAACCGGGTGGAGGACTTGTACCTCCTCAACGAGGCCGACGTCCGGGGCAAGGGAAGGGACTTCACCGCCGATTTGCAAGCGCTCGAGGCGCTCAAGGCGCACGTGAAGAAGGTGCGGGAGGCGGGGGATGCGCTGAGTGTGCGCGAGCTCAAGATCAACGGGCACGATCTCATGCGCGACGCGGGGGTGCCTGCGGGGCCCGCGATCGGGCGCGTCCTGAACCAGCTGCTCGAAGAGGTGCTGGCCGACCCTTCGCTCAACGAACGCGAGCGCCTCCTTTCGCGTGCACGCGAACTCGCCTCGAGCTGA
- a CDS encoding alginate export family protein has translation MNRKRIAICTLGAALSFEGLAWAQAAPPAPETFAIGDWTFAPSLQLRTRGEYRHEPVDMGGRNANGTVSRVEDAGIVFERSRLGLAADRGALHAQVTLQDSHAWGASQYGFFAPFEAYAEARTGSSRAAFLRVGRQAVEWGDGRLLGVSDWHPVARSLDAVRGHVASGTFDVDALAAMLDQPQPASPSFGQTGFPGNATGTQLYGLQIAWALDPLFRVELSGLARVARTIAQGSRFYLARMHGETYTGDLRVSGEGRGFKYAIEGAYQLGTARTLGVDRSAYAVAAYVGRTFDTIALTPTLRVGGSYASGDDGRGNYKQFDPILPDIHVHHGGMDIFSWSNTADVSARLALVPWTDGVLGFEYRYARLAEASGEWLNATLTSIGSSAVGGATELGHEADVFVSWLPWPSLELRGGYSAFFLGDGARAIGAAQARGASGGVAPDIVYTPEDMAHFAYLQANLTIP, from the coding sequence ATGAATCGAAAACGAATCGCGATCTGCACGCTGGGGGCTGCGCTCTCGTTCGAGGGGCTCGCATGGGCCCAAGCGGCGCCGCCGGCGCCCGAGACGTTCGCCATCGGCGATTGGACCTTTGCCCCCAGCCTGCAGCTTCGCACGCGCGGCGAGTACCGCCACGAGCCGGTCGACATGGGCGGGCGAAACGCCAACGGAACGGTGTCGCGCGTGGAGGACGCGGGCATCGTCTTCGAGCGCTCGCGCCTGGGCCTCGCCGCCGATCGCGGGGCGCTGCACGCGCAGGTGACGCTTCAGGACTCGCACGCCTGGGGGGCGAGCCAATATGGCTTCTTTGCGCCGTTCGAGGCCTACGCCGAGGCGCGCACGGGGAGCTCGCGCGCGGCGTTTCTTCGGGTGGGGCGGCAGGCGGTCGAATGGGGCGATGGGCGGCTGCTCGGTGTCTCCGATTGGCACCCGGTGGCGCGCTCGCTCGACGCCGTGCGCGGACACGTGGCATCGGGCACCTTCGACGTCGACGCGCTGGCCGCGATGCTCGATCAGCCGCAGCCCGCGAGCCCCTCGTTCGGGCAAACCGGCTTCCCCGGCAACGCCACCGGCACGCAGCTCTACGGGCTGCAAATCGCCTGGGCGCTCGATCCGCTCTTTCGGGTGGAGCTCTCGGGGCTCGCCCGCGTCGCGCGCACCATCGCGCAAGGGTCGCGCTTTTATCTGGCGCGCATGCACGGCGAGACGTACACGGGCGATCTTCGCGTCTCCGGCGAAGGGCGCGGGTTCAAATACGCCATCGAGGGCGCGTACCAGCTGGGCACCGCGCGCACCTTGGGGGTCGATCGCAGCGCGTATGCCGTCGCGGCCTACGTGGGGCGCACCTTCGACACCATCGCGCTCACGCCCACCTTGCGCGTCGGCGGTTCGTACGCGTCGGGCGACGATGGACGTGGAAACTACAAGCAATTCGATCCCATTCTGCCCGACATCCACGTGCACCACGGCGGGATGGATATCTTCTCCTGGTCCAACACGGCCGATGTCTCCGCGCGGCTCGCGTTGGTGCCGTGGACCGATGGCGTGCTCGGGTTCGAGTACCGCTATGCGCGTCTGGCCGAGGCCTCGGGCGAGTGGCTCAATGCGACCTTGACCAGCATCGGAAGCAGCGCCGTCGGCGGCGCGACGGAGCTCGGGCACGAGGCGGATGTCTTCGTCTCCTGGCTGCCGTGGCCGTCGCTCGAGCTGCGCGGCGGCTACTCGGCGTTTTTCCTGGGCGATGGGGCGCGCGCCATCGGAGCGGCCCAGGCGCGCGGCGCATCGGGCGGGGTCGCGCCCGACATCGTGTACACGCCGGAGGACATGGCCCACTTCGCCTACCTGCAGGCGAACCTCACGATTCCGTAG
- a CDS encoding (2Fe-2S)-binding protein: protein MPTVIFESPDNSSAPVRTEAPNGGALADLCDLIDAPVPFSCRSANCGTCRIHVLEGHELLLDAEDEELDVLDVFAVAPPAQRLACQAQMRSGAGLLRVRAVADNE from the coding sequence ATGCCTACCGTCATTTTCGAGTCCCCCGACAACAGCAGCGCCCCCGTTCGCACCGAAGCTCCGAACGGCGGCGCCCTCGCCGATTTGTGCGATTTGATCGACGCCCCCGTCCCCTTCTCGTGCCGTAGCGCCAACTGCGGAACGTGCCGCATTCACGTGCTCGAGGGGCACGAGCTTCTCCTCGATGCCGAGGACGAAGAGCTCGACGTGCTCGACGTGTTCGCGGTGGCTCCGCCTGCCCAGCGCCTCGCTTGCCAAGCACAGATGCGAAGCGGAGCCGGTCTCCTCCGCGTCCGCGCCGTCGCCGACAACGAATGA
- a CDS encoding acyl-CoA/acyl-ACP dehydrogenase, with the protein MLDFSEEERTIQSAIRSYCAQMIEPKVLGMEAGTESIYPVMRDMAKAFGLADMARSLVGSGAAEGGAADRKAEPGGRKSRMPDSALMSILVSELARVCPGFALAFGASLGLFGGAVLARGTPEQKQRWALPAFTLEKIGAWGLTEPGAGSDAFGSMKTRAHKVEGGYRLSGSKTFITNAPFADCFVIYARTEDVVRSFIVERSDEGLTTGPAMKKMGMHASPTGEVFLDDVFVPSERVIGGDNASDARQAARSSLQQERSSMIPMLFGMVDRCLEESVRFAKSREQWGKSIAEFQLVQEKLAKIYTARMIMHSLWMRQIEAERTGVHLPAREASASKLYAARAATECALEAVQIFGGSGYMTGSVVEMMARDAKLFQIGGGTDEIQILRIARELLEEG; encoded by the coding sequence ATGCTCGACTTTTCCGAAGAAGAACGAACGATCCAAAGCGCAATTCGCAGCTACTGCGCGCAAATGATCGAGCCCAAGGTGCTCGGGATGGAGGCGGGTACGGAGAGCATTTACCCCGTCATGCGCGATATGGCGAAGGCGTTCGGGCTCGCCGACATGGCGCGCTCGCTGGTCGGCAGCGGGGCTGCCGAGGGCGGGGCCGCAGATAGAAAAGCCGAGCCGGGCGGCCGCAAATCCCGCATGCCCGATAGCGCCCTCATGTCCATCCTCGTATCGGAGCTGGCCCGCGTCTGTCCCGGATTTGCGCTCGCGTTCGGCGCATCGCTCGGCCTCTTCGGCGGCGCCGTGCTTGCGCGCGGCACCCCCGAGCAAAAGCAGCGCTGGGCCCTGCCCGCGTTCACCTTGGAGAAGATCGGCGCCTGGGGCCTTACCGAACCGGGCGCCGGGAGCGACGCGTTCGGTTCGATGAAGACACGCGCGCACAAAGTCGAGGGCGGCTACCGCCTGTCGGGGAGCAAAACGTTCATCACCAACGCCCCCTTCGCCGACTGCTTCGTCATCTACGCGCGCACCGAGGACGTGGTCCGCTCCTTCATCGTGGAGCGCTCGGACGAGGGCCTCACCACCGGCCCGGCCATGAAGAAGATGGGCATGCACGCGTCGCCCACCGGCGAGGTCTTCCTCGACGACGTCTTCGTTCCGAGCGAGCGGGTCATCGGCGGCGACAACGCGAGCGACGCCCGCCAAGCGGCGCGCAGCTCGCTGCAGCAAGAGCGCTCCAGCATGATCCCGATGCTCTTCGGGATGGTCGATCGATGCCTCGAAGAGTCGGTCCGCTTCGCCAAGTCACGCGAGCAATGGGGCAAGTCGATCGCGGAGTTCCAGCTCGTGCAGGAGAAGCTCGCCAAGATCTATACGGCGCGCATGATCATGCACTCGCTCTGGATGCGGCAAATCGAGGCCGAGCGAACGGGCGTGCATTTGCCCGCGCGCGAGGCCAGCGCATCGAAGCTGTACGCGGCGCGTGCGGCCACCGAGTGTGCGCTCGAGGCGGTGCAAATCTTCGGCGGCTCCGGCTACATGACCGGCAGCGTCGTCGAAATGATGGCGCGTGATGCCAAGCTCTTTCAGATTGGCGGCGGCACCGACGAGATTCAAATTTTGCGCATCGCGCGTGAGCTCTTGGAGGAAGGCTGA
- a CDS encoding lysophospholipase: protein MTIARDEGPITHRRPAGPDLYFVSAMPKKARAVVGILPGYADHAARYTHVMDAWAERGIGSVALDMRGHGRAHGTRGHCVRFDEFLDDAGEVARLLGERAKGVPAFLMGHSFGGLVATHSVLESARSWRGLLLTGPYFGLALQVPRAKLALGRIASRIVPKLGLPTGIAGKDLTHDPVRARGYEEDPLVFPLARARWFRETVKAQERLFQRTSEIALPLYIAFGGADPVAKLEAGKQWFDAVRSPDKTWDPREGLLHEVLNELSWRDIADTMATWMLDRAK, encoded by the coding sequence ATGACCATCGCGCGCGACGAAGGGCCAATCACGCATCGGAGGCCTGCTGGGCCCGATCTCTACTTCGTCTCCGCGATGCCCAAAAAAGCTCGCGCGGTGGTGGGCATCCTCCCCGGCTATGCCGACCACGCCGCCCGTTACACCCATGTGATGGATGCCTGGGCCGAGCGCGGCATCGGCAGCGTCGCGCTCGACATGCGCGGTCACGGGCGCGCGCACGGGACCCGCGGCCACTGCGTGCGCTTCGACGAGTTTCTCGACGACGCGGGCGAGGTGGCGCGTCTTTTGGGCGAGCGCGCCAAAGGCGTTCCGGCGTTCCTGATGGGCCATAGCTTCGGCGGCCTGGTCGCGACCCATAGCGTGCTGGAGTCGGCGCGATCGTGGCGGGGGCTCTTGCTCACGGGGCCCTATTTCGGTCTCGCGCTTCAGGTCCCGCGCGCCAAGCTGGCGCTGGGTCGTATCGCATCGCGCATCGTGCCGAAGCTGGGGCTCCCCACGGGCATCGCCGGAAAAGATCTGACCCACGATCCGGTGCGCGCCCGCGGCTACGAGGAAGATCCGCTGGTCTTTCCGCTCGCCCGCGCCCGGTGGTTTCGCGAGACCGTCAAAGCGCAAGAGCGCCTCTTTCAGCGCACCTCGGAGATCGCGCTGCCGCTGTACATCGCCTTCGGCGGCGCCGATCCGGTCGCCAAGCTCGAAGCCGGCAAGCAGTGGTTCGACGCCGTTCGCTCGCCCGATAAGACGTGGGATCCGCGCGAGGGGCTGCTGCACGAGGTGCTCAATGAGCTCTCGTGGCGCGACATCGCCGATACGATGGCGACTTGGATGCTCGATCGGGCGAAGTAA
- a CDS encoding DUF882 domain-containing protein, with protein MKGLWLGFLAGIVSSAVTAPLEADASVHHALGLTKKKGAEYLADGRSPPDDSPLLATFVQVHTGERVAFDARSPSIERFSRLLADRVTGSSTPLDPRLLELLRTLVARYPGARIELVSGFRSPKLNEMLRKKGHHVASHSQHSLGHACDFRIVPDGAVRPLAPSFVERQIRAAGWEGGVGIYPTQKDWFVHADVGPNRRWVSK; from the coding sequence GTGAAGGGGCTTTGGCTGGGGTTTCTCGCAGGCATCGTTTCGAGCGCGGTCACGGCGCCGCTCGAGGCGGATGCGTCGGTGCACCATGCGCTGGGCCTCACGAAGAAAAAAGGGGCCGAGTACCTCGCCGACGGCCGCTCCCCGCCCGACGATTCGCCCTTGCTCGCCACCTTCGTCCAGGTCCACACGGGCGAGCGGGTCGCGTTCGACGCGCGCTCGCCCTCGATCGAGCGCTTCTCGCGGCTGCTGGCCGACCGGGTCACCGGCTCCAGCACGCCCCTCGATCCGCGGCTGCTCGAGCTTCTACGGACCTTGGTCGCGCGCTACCCCGGCGCACGCATCGAGCTCGTCAGCGGCTTTCGCAGCCCCAAGTTGAACGAGATGCTGCGAAAAAAAGGGCACCACGTGGCCTCGCACAGCCAGCACTCGCTGGGGCACGCCTGCGATTTTCGCATCGTCCCCGACGGCGCCGTGCGTCCGCTCGCGCCCTCCTTCGTGGAACGCCAGATCCGAGCCGCAGGCTGGGAGGGCGGCGTGGGCATCTACCCCACGCAAAAGGACTGGTTCGTCCACGCCGACGTGGGGCCCAACCGCCGCTGGGTCAGCAAGTGA
- a CDS encoding phosphatase PAP2 family protein, translating to MSPSHADASELSDGTRLTFASRFWWSLAAQDWLVMSYFTVILLALFFGHGPGRVRCIEHVLVDVGLVGLGLALTRGGLLPRGSLASSVVYRFTMFGAVFLTYFQLRDILPAASPYSLDANILAFDLKVFGFEPSLAWDKYVTPATTEWFAFFYFSYFAILIAHVIPFLLAVRNEKLLTQFGLGVCVVFCTAHTLYMVVPGYGPYAHLAGQFKNQLSGGLFWGLVREAVEAGGAQKDIFPSLHTAAPTFLAIFSYRHRKHLPFKYSWPVVGFFAGQIIIATMFLRWHYLIDIFAGITLATFANIVAAKVPRWEAERRKRLGVDPVFTPLQVRLPRWLEGRSAR from the coding sequence ATGAGCCCGTCGCACGCCGATGCCTCCGAGCTTTCGGACGGCACGCGTCTGACGTTTGCCTCGCGCTTCTGGTGGAGTCTGGCGGCGCAGGACTGGCTCGTCATGAGCTACTTCACGGTGATCCTGCTGGCGTTGTTTTTCGGCCATGGGCCCGGTCGCGTGCGGTGCATCGAGCATGTGCTGGTCGACGTGGGGCTCGTAGGGTTGGGCCTCGCCCTCACGCGCGGAGGGTTGCTCCCGCGCGGCAGCCTCGCCAGCTCGGTGGTGTACCGCTTTACGATGTTCGGCGCGGTGTTCCTCACGTACTTTCAGCTGCGCGACATTTTGCCGGCTGCCAGCCCGTACTCGCTCGACGCGAACATCCTCGCCTTCGATTTGAAGGTCTTCGGCTTCGAGCCTTCCCTCGCCTGGGACAAGTACGTGACCCCCGCCACCACCGAGTGGTTCGCGTTCTTCTACTTCAGTTACTTTGCGATCCTGATCGCGCACGTCATTCCGTTCCTCTTGGCGGTGCGGAACGAGAAGCTGCTCACGCAGTTCGGCTTGGGGGTGTGCGTGGTGTTCTGCACGGCCCACACGCTCTACATGGTGGTGCCTGGCTATGGGCCGTACGCGCACCTGGCGGGGCAGTTCAAGAATCAGCTCTCCGGCGGTCTCTTCTGGGGTCTGGTCCGCGAAGCCGTGGAAGCTGGCGGCGCCCAAAAAGATATCTTCCCGAGCCTCCACACGGCCGCGCCAACGTTCCTGGCGATCTTCTCGTACCGGCACCGCAAGCATCTGCCGTTCAAGTACTCGTGGCCGGTCGTCGGCTTCTTCGCAGGGCAGATCATCATCGCGACCATGTTCCTGCGCTGGCACTACCTGATCGATATTTTCGCCGGCATCACCTTGGCGACCTTCGCGAACATCGTGGCGGCCAAGGTCCCGAGGTGGGAAGCGGAGCGCCGCAAGCGCCTGGGGGTCGACCCCGTGTTTACGCCGCTCCAAGTTCGGCTACCGCGCTGGCTCGAGGGGCGTTCCGCCCGCTGA